A region of the Parasteatoda tepidariorum isolate YZ-2023 chromosome 7, CAS_Ptep_4.0, whole genome shotgun sequence genome:
CGAGAAAAATATCGTGGAAGTGGAATTGGATATAAGGTAACATTATGActaattcattattgttttaaaacacggatattaaggttattttattttgactgcACCGCAATTAATTCAACACCTACGGTATTTTAAGTGGCTTTTTTTGCCTAAACCACGATTGTTTCAGCACATGTAACAATAAAAGTAACTTCTTTTTGCCTAACACACGATTGTTTCACCACATATGATAATAAAAGTAACTTCATTTAAGCTTTAGCACCGTTGAATCAACAAACAcgataatgaaaataacttcattttgaCTACTTAATTGTTTTACGCAGGGATTGAAGTAACTTTTtccaacaagaaaaaaaaattattttgttttagtttataaccgttgttgaacagctgacccaagttttgggtttacgactacgtagccttgtaattttgaactcagtccagaagacaaaggaactcctagatcaagtattgggaggaattttccttcgtggagtactttttgatggaacgaacccgcatttgctttacatggagaggaaggccACGAGAACCTCCTACTGCTAGCTTGACcttcaaggggactctaacccatgatctgtcttccgctgaggatatttcacggcAACACTGTGGTCAGTACAAGCCTTATGCGGAATTTCTATCGACTAGGCataactgggattcgaaccccgttCACCTCagtggaagacgaacgctctatctcctgaaccATCGCttctcaaggaaaaaaaatattttaaattcgttctttgagacataaaaaaatagatccCGTTAATGTCATTTGGgggctaaataaaattattgtttacggCAATTTATACACTTTTCGATTAGCAATTTCTATGCATTACGTATAGAATAAAGAGTCTAACCgtttagaattaaaaagttaagtatttaaaaaaatttaacaaagggCAAACAAAGTGTACATTTGTATGTATTGCTGAGAGAGAAGAGCTTGCTTGACAAAAcggttgttgtagttgtagttcatttatgtAGCACTAGAGctagctgcgcaatgggctattggcgacagtctgggaaagatccctgaggatgatccgaagacatgccatcacaattttgatcctctgcagaggggatggcaccgccgcttcggtagctcgacgatctgcacacgaagtcgagaactttacggtagaacagcttAAGGAGGaccacccttggtccctacgtagactaatccaagtggtcacccacaagcacactgaccgcagccagtgatgcttgacttcggtgatgtgctgggaaccgtgtcttaactatcagtccactgctgTCAGATTCAGAGATTTCagagttaaatttcatttttatacattacagctacgaattttgataatttcatctGCGTTTCACGTATCTTTTCTTTCTTGGTTTGTCACATAGTGAAATACTTCTAAAGGAGTCCTAGTTTTCAATGAAATACCttcaagtgacgtagtgtgggtttCTCGATtgtgattggttgttgaaaagtagcatttgtttacgttatcaactgttctttccattctattttgagTACGACAAACCCGTAAAGTTACAAttttcttaagtgacacatactttcacaaagattttaattatttcactttgTATTTCTAATTCAACTCACAGACAGGCACGAAGTcacgtagaacataaacaaactaataatgCATCGAAATTACCAGGTACACGAAACAAAAGTGAGTGAGatcatttttgttcaaaattattccATCTCACATGATTAAATAAGGATTGAGTTATACGCGTATTTTTAAGAGAATCACCATTAGGTCACGCGGGCTGCTTCGAATCAAAGCTCTCGTATAACTATGTGAAACGCACTACTAAcggaataatataaataaattaaaactgattttcaataaataaaatctaattaaattttcagtaattacattaaatttttgtatattttttttacatgtacattttttagttttatatcatCTTATACACTGTCAGTCACCTATGACTCAGACATAAACGGAAAGTTCAGTGTCAGTCATTAATGACTGACGTGGCACTCAACGTGTTGAATGAAGcagtatttaaattagttctctaataactaaaaaaagcgAGATTTAAATTAGTTCTTAAACCACTAAATATAGCGCAATTTGAATTAGTTCTCTAATGACTAAATAAAGCAGGATTTAAATTAGTTCTCTAATGACTAAATAAAGCAAGATTTAAATTAGTTCTCTAACCACTAAATATAgtggaatttaaattagatCTCTAATGATTAAAGCTGGAATTAAATTAGTTCTCTAATGACTGAATAAAGCAGGATTTAAATTAGTTccttaatgtaattttcttcaATCACGTGGAGCTTGACTTTAACTCGCCATCTTGTTTATAAACTATTAGCTGGCTCTGAGGTCACAGGTCACGTGCTTGTATATCAGTGAACTTCTTCCTCTCTAGTTGCAAAtacccaatttttaaaaataattttttcgtattctcagaaatacttttattttagtattttgaaacttaattcattagtaaatatttcttctttttttaaacatgatagaatgtattttaaaattccaggaattttttcaaattaaataaacaaaatttcaagacggaactttttttcataaatacattaaatagaattaataaactaataaaataatacagtatctcaaacttataaattatttcttttgggTATTATCTATAATAGACGATAAATGTAATGTTACGCAAATCATGCCTTCGATTGAAAATGTagccatttttattttcgaattttaacattttacaaaattttcaatttaaaaacttttcaagcacgaATTTCTTTTCccactaatttataaaatgaaataaacatacatAAGTCAATAACTCTGTATCTGAAATTTACCAATTATATCTTTTagattttaactataataagtgataaatatGTTGCTATGCAAATTCAGCCTTCCATTAGAAATATagccatttttaatttgaagtccACAATCCCAAGAAGAAAAGTGTAAATTTTGTAACACGcaaatttagttatattaataattattttctatttagcaaatattttagtatGTATCGTCatacttatttttagaatacctttattttgcattacctttaaaaattttactgttttttcgaatttttaaagaaaataaaagtttctcaGCAGacgtatgtttttaaattacttctcaATATGCAACACTAACATAGAAAGCATCATTTAAAGGTGGGATTTTATAGATTAAGTTTAAATCTCTAGCGCGTTAAATAAACCGGAACTCCAGGAAGTAACCTGCATGTCCCAGGGGCTCTATATTTTCAGGTGAGCTGCATATGACGTCACAACGCGTTGGAGAAGGGGCGGGCTGATTTAACGAAGCGAAAAATCGATGGTCTGGGTGGAATTCAAACAAACGGGCTTGCTGCGCCCTAGCTGTCTGCTACAGTTTTGGTTAATTTCAGCCCCTGGAAAAAGGAATAGGCGTTCGTaacaaaagcttttaaaattgcgccgagtatatttttctttatcatttctCTTATAATAATTCAGGCGCTTATAAGGCAAGTAATAAGAAAGTTAGCactcatatttttcataagaaatgagttaaaactaactttaaattttacccGACTTAAAATCTATGggcgtaaaataattttcccacTTTactaaaaaagtgtttaaagttGGAATGCCATTATAACGTTTTCTGAACACACAACTCAATAAATGGAACAACTTAAATGGAACAACTCAACAACTTAATAAAACAGCGGAATATACTTTTtgtgttacaaatttttatttaggatgtaaattaatgcatttctatgtaattaaaaatgactaaacTTGGAAAAGTAATGCAATTTTGGAGCAAgcgattttataaatgatagatttttgtaaaaatttatgatttcttaactttggattttttattgtggaataaaataaaacaagtgaaTACACTACCattttgtaaattgttaaaaatggtAGTGTATTACAATATTAGTtacaatttattgtattttcaagttattaaaaataactatagactgaccaaaaatatagttttttgagTTAATAACTCTATAAATGAAGGATTATTGTTATCGTTTCCTATTTTTAGACTAATTGtggaataaaatacaaaacacgaCAATGTACCTTGTAGCTTGCATATATTATACAGGTAacaaaattcagatatttttatattaaaataattacataaaataaatgtaataaaaaagatcATGTAAAAGAggagaaaacattattttttaactattaaacaaACGACTCTGTATATACGTATTAGATTTCCGTAatcgttttcaaatttttaattttgaacttcttattgtattatgaaataaaatatttggattaGTTTTATCTGTTACAAACTATTCTagagcattaaaatttaatgtgttgtgcaaaattcttgtaaaaatggGTATTTATAATTACCCCGTACTTTAGCGTTATAATGCAATTCCATATATCTCAAAATTTCACTAACAGGTGACTAAGTAGAAAatgaaatgagaaaatttattcGGCCTCCCCTTGCCGTTTGGCTATCCAtcggaggttttcctctccatataacgcaaatgcgggtttgatccatcaaaaagtctttcacgaTGCCAAATTTTTCCTAACATttgatgcaggagttcccttgtcttctggattgggttcaaaatttcaaagctatGGAGTTTAACATTGATCAGCTCTTCAACCatgtttataaagtataaaatgtgagttaataaatcattactttttttattttaaggtatgGAATGCTTGCATGGAACACATCGGTTCGAGAAATGCCTGTTTGAATGCTGTTCCTGAAAAATTCGAACTTTATCGAGACCGAGGTGGTTTTCCGCTTGTCGAAACAGAATGGACCTGCGTTGTGAACGAGACTAGTGGGAATGAAACAGTTAATCCAGAAGTTCTCTCCGATGTCGTCCCCAAGGGAGTTGACATCCACCCATTTGACGAATCTCTCTTACCTTTCATATATGACTATGACTATTCACTCATAGGATACAAAAGAAACGTGGCTGTCGAACTCAGCTGTAAAGAGAAAGATAGCCGAACGCTTGTGGCTATGAAAGAAGGCGCTTGTGTCGGTTGGGGGACTATCAAGTTGAGTTGCCAGAATGTAGGGCTGATCGGACCGTTGTACGCGGACGAAGCAGATGTGGCTGAGGTGATGCTCAGGCGACTCATAAGTGACTTTCCGCTTAGTAAAGGTTTCTCTATGATGACCATATCTAGCAATACAGCAGCGAATCAGATGGTAAAGAAATTATGTGTACCCACTCTGGAGGAATGTCCTCGACTCTACAGAAAACATAAACTGAAAGTAGATGTGAATAAAGTGTTTGGACACTTTGATCTAAATTTTTCGCCATTTTGAATCTGAGACCAAGTTCCAAAGTGAAATTTGCAGGACTTAAGAAGAATGTGTACCCTCTCTGGAGGAATGTCCCAAATTCAACAGAAAACAAACTTAAAGTAGATATGAATGAAGTGTTTGGACACTTTGATCTAAATTTTTCGCCATTTTGAATCTGAGAGTTAAGTTCCGAAGTGAAAGTTGCGCAAGAGATGCCTCTGCAAGAAATTGCAAGAGATGCTTCTGTCATTTTGTAAAAGTATTTCattgttcagaaaaaaactttataagactggcaattgaaaaaatatttgacaaaacgGCCATAGTTGCTGGATTTTCTAAGCAACCGAAATATTCGAAAAGTTTTATCTTTGCAAAAAGACTGAGAAGACTCACTCTATGTGAATATAAACTATCTTCGATTCTGAAACGATATCTGGTAACATATCAATTTTGAATGCAGCATATTGGAAATAATTATCATTGTGCCGCGATGAACTGGAATAATTGAAGAGTTTACAATGAAAAACTGACGACAGAAAAGAAGttgcattttttcaattttgagtttagaaACATAATATGATTAGCTATATGTATAGAACTGAATTTGTTAACTacatatcattaaattaaatggttttaaacgaaaaaaagagTTTCCATGTTGTACCCATGCTTTCTAATACTCAATGTCAACTAGAACCATAAATGAcatggtaataaattttatatcgaaTTTATATGTGCATAAAAAAGGCGAGATCTTCAATCATATTAGGAGTTTGGCGCTTTAAGTATTATGCTTATCTGGCTGCTAAGTACAATTCAAGCTTTTCAAGTCGTTTCAGTGTCTTTGCATAGGTTGCACAATGGGTCCGTAATTATTCTCCATTGTGCGGCttctaatttgtttataattctgTGGCTAGGTacaataacatataaaataaatgcaatatatttgaccaagatttcaaattataggtaaatataaaaagaagatACTGGCATTTATATCTTCATACATCTTCAGAACATGagctaaattttttacacttttaatataaatggacttaataaggaatattttattagtataaaatataaaaagaattgatttttttatagtataaaaataaatttattagtacaaaaataaagaaatattttatttgattaaaatgttgcaaaaaacaCATTCCTTCTTTCTAatggaatttaataaattcaacagTACCGGGAATCGCCACAGGATTGTTGCTTCGAATCACAACACGCTTATCGTCCACCTGGCTGCCAGTCGCATATCAAGCTTTTTGTTGTCGTCGCTTCTAGTCCTTCACAATATAGCCTCAGCTACAGTTTCTCTATGGTACGAACTCCCCCCGCCGCAATGTCtcaggccgtctgctgctatagAAACAGGAAAATCGCATTTCaaggagggtagcttctcttctctgtagggctaacacaatagaccgaagaaaaatattcctttttgtTGACCAACCagagccaaaacctgtcctgAGCAATGACCCCAcatccctacttgaaatagttgtACCTCGCTACCATAGTCACCGTCACGTGCCCAGACGAATCGACGAACTAATTTCAATTCTAAGGAAAAATCTAAGGTGACATAGAGGACATACAAAAAGTAcatcttactttaaaaatccttAACCGTccaatttattcttcaaatttcatttcctgAAAAAATGGCTGCCTAAAAAGAACACTAAAAACCAGGGACTAATATAGGGGACCTTTATATCTATCCTTTATATAGGGACCTTTATATCTATGCTAAAAACATAGGAGTGCATGAGTGGCTACTGTTGccaacattttttataagtaattccAGTTTGAATAAAGTAGAGGTAACACAGACAAATTTCTGGggcatataaattttctttaaaagagaaaaactcgcgatcgcaacgaactatagggggcgttattgtatgataaaaatttctgcTATTTCCATgagaacagtcattcagttgcTCTGGAAATGTCTTCAGTGTAGCATTGTAACgctccttctttattgtggctaattaaatttaaaaaagaaaaatgtttgatattcttttctatgcaagcaaaaacaaattggtatcttttttttaatttttttttttttaagagagagaaggaacatccaaaacacatcagaagaaatatttgtaaataaacaggaaaaaaaattcatcttcttataagagttaaaacctaatgcctgagaaatagttttattaaatttaatgatataacatgaggggcctatttaaactttaaattccatagttttaagagtcatattactttaaacatcaaaatatgtaaaaagtgctcataattttatataatttaattttgctaaaaaagttttttgacaacaatttttaccaaaacattttaagtttcaataaaaatcattatttataaattaaagaacgtaaaataaagaatgcttacgaaacaaaaaaacgattcgttcttcgtttgaaaactttattctcaaataatatatacatagattattccttcattacttttagatgacatatcacacatcaaaattttataattctatgatcctcgatatgaattttaatatgtagcttaaaaacagaatagctgaattctagttgaaattattctttcaaaattaaaaaacacttaccaagaaaacgataaaaatttactaataatcaGCGCAAATGATACCACGATGAACAGTATGCGATcccgaaatcggaagttatcagttgcaagtttgttgataatagaagttaaaaattattgaggaatttcaATGGAATCAAATGTTTGGTGCATTCTGTTTCTGAAAGGTTTATCAATGTTCTGgagagttttttcaagttctttgGCCTTTTCCTTCGTGAAATTTTGCTTCGTATTTGCTGCTTAGAAAATGGCGTCTAACTCTGCCAATGattctgatggaactaaacgaaaacttaataaataaatggttgATATTTTCAGGCTCCGGCGAGAGGGCGTACTCAAGCGTTGCGATAGCGAATAGTAAATTAACTATAACTTCGAGAAAATTAAGATGCTGTTAGAGTTTGATGATATGATTTTTCAAGAGTATATTAGTTTAAAGAGTATATTAgtttaaagagtaaaatattttatattaaattcttgtttttgaaCAACTTATTTCATGTTTTAGGGATAAAGGAAGATACACACAcgcaatacatttttaattacattcgcACGAATCCgctgtaaaatattaaaggaataaatatacattttaattagttaactTGGCTGCCTTTCATAGATTGCGATCCTCTTATAAAGTCCCTGGTCAAATTATTCGACACACTacaagattctatgtaaaatcttaattatcaggtgatactctatacagctttattgtttttacgctgtttgcacttgtttacgtatcaattggttaaattagattatatataatataaattcaacaattggataaatttgacgatatttcatataaatatagattatttattgtatcagctattatattagtataatactaggaggctgcgccccctgctcgctaacgctcgccaacccccgagaattgctacgcaaaccaaggtggttcacgccgtgaaccatggctcgctgcgctcgctcgccaatgaacacagtgttctagcacaaagacataatatattatcatcaaagacatagtattttatcatcaaagacatagtattgtacttatgtagaagaattctaccaatgttcttattggcttttaaaaaagtatattagctatttagattgtacatggtgaaaaaatcaaaacattagctaaataagaaacatattagcaaaataaattatcaaatattNNNNNNNNNNNNNNNNNNNNNNNNNNNNNNNNNNNNNNNNNNNNNNNNNNNNNNNNNNNNNNNNNNNNNNNNNNNNNNNNNNNNNNNNNNNNNNNNNNNNNNNNNNNNNNNNNNNNNNNNNNNNNNNNNNNNNNNNNNNNNNNNNNNNNNNNNNNNN
Encoded here:
- the LOC107449709 gene encoding uncharacterized protein, whose protein sequence is MSDLVYSVRVMQREDVPEALDVWRETQLQEGTQCLYTWMGVDPEAFQVAVTESGEVIGVCGGVIHHEDLAFVGIYAVREKYRGSGIGYKVWNACMEHIGSRNACLNAVPEKFELYRDRGGFPLVETEWTCVVNETSGNETVNPEVLSDVVPKGVDIHPFDESLLPFIYDYDYSLIGYKRNVAVELSCKEKDSRTLVAMKEGACVGWGTIKLSCQNVGLIGPLYADEADVAEVMLRRLISDFPLSKGFSMMTISSNTAANQMVKKLCVPTLEECPRLYRKHKLKVDVNKVFGHFDLNFSPF